Part of the Microcoleus sp. FACHB-68 genome is shown below.
TGGCAAAAATTTGACCACCGAGATATTCATGGCGTCCTTTGCTACTTTCTTCGGCTTTGAGGTAGTCTTCAGGAGAAATAAATGCCGGTGCTAGTTCCATAACTTCTTTGCCTAAATCTAGAAAATAGATTATTACACACTTAACTCAGCGCAATGCTAATCTTATTTCCGTCGGATTACTTTAGTCCCAAAACTATCGATAGTGCCTTCTCCAATGAGGCAAACACATTTAAAGCTTGTGGTGCAGAAATTGCTTCGGTTTTGATCGAGGGTTTAGAAAGGGGTGAGCTAAAAACTACGCCGGCTGTTCATACAGGAGATGCCGTACTGTACAGAGGCTGGATGTTGCCCCTAGCGCATTATGAGTTTCTTGTGCAAAGTGTTGAAAAAATGGGTGCCAGAATGCTTGTCAGCACAAGTGAATATGCGGCGGCACACTACTTGCCCAACTGGTATCCGTTAATTTCGCATCTAACCCCTGAAACTCGATTCTATAACCCCAACGAAAATTTAGTAGATGCTTTAGAAAAACTGGGTTGGGACAGATTTTTCATAAAAGACCACGTAAAATCGCTCAAAACCTCTACAGGCTCTATTGTCGAAACTCCACAAGATATTACGACGGTGGTTCTAGAAATGCAAAAATTCAGAGGTAAGATTGAAGGTGGTTTGTGTGTTCGACGGGTAGAAAATTGGGTAAAAAATTCCGAGCAACGGTATTTTATTTGGCAGGGCAATGCTTACGCAGCAAAAGAAACAGCGGTTATCCCGGATTTGGTTAGAGAATGCGCCCAAATAATTCCTAGCTCTTTTTTCAGCATAGACGTCATCGAAACCGTTGAGGGAAGGCAGCGCGTTGTTGAAATTGGGGATGGGCAAGTGTCCGATCTCGTGGGTTGGACACCAGAAGAATTTACCCGCATTTGGTTCTAATCTTTTGAGGGAAGGTGAAAGAACTTCCACCATTAAACAATGACGAGTTTTATAATATTTTTCTGTATCTTGAGGGTCGTACGTCACCATCACATAGGGATAGTAAAAGCCCTCAAATTCTCTGACGCACGGCTAATACCTGCTGGACAAATTCTGGATATTGCTCCTTTACCCACTTAGGAAATATCAAAAGCGGATCGTTTGTTATCTGGCGTTTTAGAAGTGAAATAATATCATCAACTTCATTAACTAAATCAAAGACAAAAATATCGTATGGCATTTGATTGTTGACATTGAAATCAAGATCAAGAAAGTGCTTGATATCAATATCCTTGCCGACTCCTAAGACAAAAAACTTAACGGTATTGGGATTGTCAATATTGGCGCAGGCTTTGGCAATGCAATTGATAAAGTGCGGTTCATCATTAAATAAACCATCTGTGTAGATAATAAAAAAAGCGCCGCGATTTTTAAGCTTGCCATTATTCAGCCAAGTATCTAAGCATTTTTCTAAAGTTGGGGCGATGAAGGTTGTTGTCTTTGGTTGATTCTCGCTAAAAATTTTCCAGACTTGGGAGGCATCGGCAATGGCAATTGGATTCGGTGCAACTTCATACCGGCTGAAGAAGTAAATAGAAACAGATTCACAAATTTGCTGTCCAGCTTGTTTCACCGATTGCCAGCCGGCAGATAAAATCGAAGCGATATGTCCTTCAATCACTTCTTGCAAATATTCATAGCGAGTTTGGGTGCCGGTATCGGCATCTTTTCTCACCATTGACCCGCTTTGGTCAATTAAAATAAAAACGTCCCGATTGTAAATGGTGGAAAACCGCAATTCATCGGCTTCCAAGAAGTTTTCATTTAAGGGAGTAGAAGAACCGGCACAGTCTGTTCGCTGCAAAGCTTGTGAATTAACTAATTCTGGCTTATAGCGATCAAACAGTGCAATTAACTCTGGACGTTTGAAACGACGCTCATCAGGAAAGTCATTCCGAATCCCAAATTCTTTGCAAATATTTTCAATGTGTTTTCTAACCGTTGCTTCCGTAATTGTCAAAGCTTGGGCGATCTTTGCGTCCGTTTCGCCGGCTAAAACCTTCAACAAAACCTGCTTGCGCCGATGAGGCAGCTTATCGAAGGCTTGATCAAACTGGGTGTGATTCATGCACTCTAAAATGGAGCCATGTCTCTTAGCATATCGCAAGCGAGAGCTACAGGTACGCTTTACCGCCCTCCTTGTGAATCTTTTTACACAAATCCCGGATGTGTATGAGGCACAATGTAATTTTGAGATCTAGATACAAGCCGTTACACGGGCTACTAGATTCCGCGAATGGACACCCTATTCACTGACACTGTCAAAATGTTCCCACAACCTCTTTTAGGTATCGTCGAACAAGCCATCGCTTACAATCAGCGAGGACGCGTTAAGTTTGACGGGACATACTGGCCGGCACGCTTCTATAATCCAGATTGTCAAGCGACTGTGTCGCCTAACCAGTTTGTGAATGTTGTTGCCCGTGAAGGCATTACGCTGCTGGTAGTCCCCATCGATCCGATAACTTTACCCGAATCCCCCATTGAAATGTCAGACAGTGAGGCAGCTTTTGCCGGCACTGAATCCGGGCGTCAGATGTACTGGGAGGAACGTTTAAGCCGACGGACTTCTGTTCCTGTATTTTAGTCACGGCTTTGTACAGGGAATTTCAAGATTTTAGAGTATAGGGTGTATCTAACTGTGTCAAAATCATATCTTGGCAAGAAGGCGGGCATTTAGCTCGCCTTTTGCAATTTCAGGCTAGCTGCCGGCCCGTAAAATGAAGTAATGACTCCTCAACCTCGTAAACGATTCGCTCAGCACTGGCTGCAAAGTGAAAAAACGCTGCATCAGATCATCAGTGCGGCTGAGTTATCTCAAAACGACCGTGTCCTGGAAATTGGCCCCGGCACCGGCATCCTGACGCGCCAGCTGTTGCCCCTTGTCCAGTCTGCTGTCGCCGTAGAAATTGACCGCGATTTATGCCAACACCTAGCTAAACAGCTAGGGCAAAGAGCAAACTTTTTGCTCCTCCAAGGTGATTTCCTTTCCCTGGAATTGGACGCTATACTCACCGCATGGCCGGCATTTCAACATCCAAATAAAGTTGTTGCCAACATCCCCTACAATATCACCGGCCCGATTTTAGAAAAACTTCTAGGCACGATTACCGCGCCGGCAGCAAAACCCTTTGATTCAATCGTGCTGCTGGTACAAAAAGAAGTCGCAGAACGGCTTTACGCCCAACCCGGATCAAAAGCTTTCGGTGCCCTTTCTGTGCGAGTACAGTATTTAGCCACCTGCGAATTAATCTGCCCTGTGCCGGCTAAAGCTTTTCACCCACCCCCAAAAGTAGACTCTGCTGTTGTTCGTCTGCGTCCCCGACAGGTAGAGGTGCCGGCAGACAATCCCCGCTTGATGGGTACATTAATTCAGCAAGGCTTCTCCAGCAAGCGCAAAATGTTGCGAAATAACTTAAAAGGGCTAATTGATCGCGATCGCTTGACCCACTTACTGGAACAATTAAATTTAAATCCCCAAGTCCGCGCCGAAGACCTCAGCGTTGCTAATTGGGTCGCCCTCAGCAACCAGTTAAACACTGGAGACTTATTGAACCGGCAAGACACAGAACACATCACGGAAGTTACAGACTCAGCCCCTAGCCCCTAGCACCTAGCCCCTCTCATGCAAACCTACACCCTAATCGCCCCAGCCAAAATCAATTTGTATCTGGAAATCATCGGCACTCGCCCGGATGGCTATCATGAACTGGCGATGGTGTTGCAAAGTGTGGATTTAGCCGATCGCATCGCTGTGCGTGCCAATGGAACCGATGAAATTCGCATTCACTGCGATCATCCCCAAGTGCCACTTGACAAAAGTAACCTGGCTTATCGCGCTGCCCAACTCATGGCTGAGCAGTTTCCAGATAGCTTTGAAAACTTTGGGGGTGCTGACATCACCATTCACAAGCACATCCCCGTGGCTGCTGGGCTAGCCGGCGGATCAACGGATGCTGCTGCGGTGCTGGTGGGGTTAGATTTAATGTGGGAACTGGGTTTGACGAGTTCGGAATTGCAGGAGTTGGGAGGCCGGCTGGGTTCTGATGTGCCTTTCTGCATTGCCGGTGGGACTGCACTAGCCACCGGCAGAGGTGATGCCCTTTCTCCCCTGCCGGATTTAACTCATTTGTATGTGGTGCTGGCGAAGTACCGCAGTCTGGAAGTGTCTACAGCTTGGGCTTATCAGACATTCCGGCAGCAGTTTAGTAATACCTACGTTTCTGACCTAAATACCCTAGAAAACCGCCGGCAACGCGTACACTCTGGGCCGATGGTAAATGCCATTGCCCGCCGCGACGGCACGAAAATTGGCCAGTTACTCCATAATGATTTAGAGCGCGTGGTGTTGCCGGCCTATCCCCAAGTGTCGCGTTTGCGCCAAGCCTTCGAGCAGTCGCCGGTTTTGGGAGCGATGATGTCGGGTTCTGGGCCAACTGTCTTTGCAGTGACGGAATCTCAAGCGCAGGCACAACAAGTGAAAGAAGCAGTGAAAGCTGCTATTCCTGACCCTGATTTAGAGGTGTGGGTGGCAAAGTTCATCTCCACCGGCATTCAACTCGCATCCCCCTTAAAGTAGTGTTAGCACTGAGTTTGAAAGCGTTTGAAATTCTGGGTTGAAAAGTGGGAATCAGGTATCAGGCATTGGGCACCCCTGTGAGTCTTTCCCATAAAGCGAGAATATAAGGAAAGCAAGAAATTTGTTTCGCTTGCGGCGTTGAGATGGGCAGCCCAATCCCTTGCCGGCTGAATAATGGGAGATTAGATAAAATGGTCTGTCTATCACCCCTTATGCGCCACAAATATTCAATCCTCAATTCTTTCCCTTACCTCCTAATAAAGCAATGACTGACCTGAACCCAACGCCTAATACCCCAGCTTTAACCCCTGAGCAACCCAGTGTGCTACGCTGCATCACCGGCTCTTTAGTGTCTAGCGCCCTCGCTGCTGCCGGCTACTTGCTCACAAGCTCAATTGCCCAAAGCTTTGCCAATAAGCCGATTCACTCTGACAATGTTGCGGTTGTGAATATTTCATCAGCTGTGCGTACCCTGGTTGTAGGAATCAGCACGATGGCCACCGGCATCTTTGCGCTAGTGTCTTTAGGACTCATGGCTCTAGGGCTTAAAATTCTGATTCAGCAGCTTAGCAAACCATCGGCCCCGCCTTCAGATGCTCAATAGTTATAAATGTTCTGCCATCAGGGATAATAATCCAGTTTGGGTTCTAGTCAAGATTCCCAGGAGACGGTTGATTGGTGGAAAAAACCCCTAATAAGTACGAATATGCTTATCGAGATAGCAAACCAAGGTATCATCACCCCTATTTGATGACTCCCTTGCTGGAAATACTTTCTGCCAACAGCCCTGCCGGTGCTGCCCAGACGCGCGTGCTCGATCTTGGGTGTGGAAATGGCAGTCTCACCCATCTTGTTGCACAGCACGGGTATGAAGTTGTTGGTCTTGATAGTTCTGAACAGGGAATTGCTATCGCCCGTGAGAGTTTCCCAGATTGCAAATTTATCGAAGCAGATATTTACGATCTGCCAGATGCCGGTCTGGTCAATTCATTTGATATTGTCATGGCCGTTGAAGTGATCGAACACTTATTTTATCCAAAAGAGTTGGTTAGATATGCCCAAAAGTGCTTGAAGCCGAACGGGTGTTTAATTCTCAGCACGCCCTATCACGGCTACTTAAAGAACTTGATGTTGGCTGCTTCAGGCAAAATGGATGAGCATTTTACCGTTCTTTGGGATATGGGTCACGTTAAATTCTTCTCGGTGCCGACGCTGACCACGTTATTAAAATCAGAAGGATACACTGATATTTCCTTCAGGTTTGCCGGTCGGTTGCCCTATCTTTGGAAATCAATGTTGTGTTCTTGTAAGCCGTCCTAGTCATTTGCAGACAGAGAGCAGCCCTAAAAAGCTTTAAAAACCTGTTTGTTAAATCGCTCCTCATGACTTGCCGGCTGAATAGCCGTAGGTTGGCCGCTCAACAACAGTTAAACGCGCAATCGCCCATCAACTGTTTCTCAATCAACTTGTTATTAATGATGCAAACAATGTTGAAATAACCTTGACACTACGCCTTACTTAACCTAATGCGTCAGGTTGTGAGTTTAATGCGAGTGAGCTAATTTAATTTAGTAAAAATTGTTAAGTAGGGTGCATGAGTCACGCACCCTACTAGGGAAGGATATTTTTTAACCGGCACTCTTGAACTTGAGTACCCAACAATCTCAATTGTTGGGAGATTTTGCCTCTGGACTGTAATTTTCCTGCAAAGCATTCAGAGCAAACCATTATGGAGTGAATGAAAGATTGCGTAACCGAATGCTTGCTTATGTCATTGGGAAAAATTGACTGACATGAAGGATGCTTTCTCCGTGATCGGGAATCCAAGCAACCCACTCGCTATCGGAATGCCGGCATAGCAAAAGCGCTTCGTCAAAACTCAAAGCACTCGGAACCTCTAGGAGTGCCACCCACGTATTCGGCTGGAGTTCTTGTTGCCACTGATGCCTATCTAGGTGTCTTGCAGCGGGCCGAGGATAGGGACAGGACGCGATATTGAAGTTGGGTGTGCGGATGTCGAGTTTCATAAATTCCTCCTCTGGTTAACAGCACACAGCTAAGGCTTTCCGACCGGCTAGGATGCTACGCCGGCTTAGCAGTGGGCTAAAATCTATTGCGTTCTGTAACAAAGGATACAGAAAATATTTGTTACCTGGCAACCAATTGTCTTAGAACTTTACAACCGCATCAGTGCTGCTCTTGTGGACGCTGCCCGAACTTATTCTTAATCGGCACGGCTGCAATCACTGCCGGCACTGGGTTTGAGGGGATCATCGGCAGGCCGGCGCTCACAAATCTTGCTCGAATCGATGCGAACAAAAAATCATACAAAGCGAAAAGTTTTGCAATTCTTATTTTTCGCCGGAATTTTCCCCAAAGATTCCACAAACATTCCACAGGTAAGCAAAGCGTTTTCCACAATTTAGACAGAGTTTTCCACAGGGGGGAACGGTATCATCAACGCTTGCTGCTGGATTGGGGATTTCTCAGACAACACCCGGAACCTGTGGCAAAAGTCGTTTTTCTGTAAAGTTATGTAACGGAAATTGCCTTCAAAGGCTTATTCCTTCGTAAACCTTTTTTTTGTATGAAGGCGGTTGTAACATTTCGCATCATTGACAACCCCACCCCCTGGTAGCGCAAAATGAACCGGCCTACCTAAAAATGCTCTCACCTGGACGGGTGCTGTTCGTCGCTTCTGCGTAGTGGAAGTGAAGGCAATCGCCGGCCCAGGGCAGGGAGAAAATAAGTAGCCGGCCTAAGGAGATTTTATGAACGCAAGCATCAGCATTCTGGCGGAAATTCCCGAAGAATTACACGAATCCCTCAAAAACTACTTGGACAGCCATCCAGACTGGGATCAAGACCGGGTTTTTTCTGCCGCTCTGTCACTGTTTTTGCTGCAAAATGGCAGTAGTGGCAGCCCGGAATCGTCACGAAGCTATCGTCAGGCTGCCCGCGTGTATCTTGAAGCGCTATTCAAGCATCCGGTTTAAAACTTCATGGGGGGTGCGTAAATTTTAGAGATTGGATTTTGGATCGCTCGTCACTCTAAAATCTAAAATCTAAAATTTAAAATTTTTTGCCAGAGTCATGCAAACAACTCAACCAGCCAATCCATCGAATGTCCTAGATACTCTGATTGTGGGTGCCGGCATTAGCGGTCTGAGTTTGGGCCACACCCTGCAAAACGACAAAGCGCCCACCGGCAGCCGTCCTTGGAAAATTTTGGTAACAGAAAGTCAGGGACGGGTGGGGGGACGCATTGTGTCATCGTCTGGAGACGGCTTTCTTTGGGAAGAAGGGCCAAACAGTTTTTCCCCGACACCGGCACTGCTGAAACTGGCTGTGGATGTGGGCTTAAAAGACGAGTTGGTGCTCGCGGATCGGCGGCTGCCGCGTTACGTGTACTGGAAGGGTGAGTTGATCCCCGTGCCGATGAGTCCGCCGGCATTGGTGAAGTCCCACTTGCTGAGTTTATCGGGGAAACTGCGGGCGCTGATGGGTGCGTTAGGATTTGTGCCGCCGGCAATGGGAGGCGAGGAAACGGTGTCGCAGTTCTTCCGCCGACATTTGGGTGCTGAGGTGACACAGCGCTTAGTAGAACCGTTCGTTTCAGGGGTGTATGCCGGCGATCCCGATCAGTTGAGTGCGGCTGCTGCGTTTGGGCGGGTGGCAAAACTAACAGAAGTGGGTGGAGGACTAATCGCAGGGGCAGTGCTGTCTCGCCGGCCAAAATCCCAGCCGGTTGTTACCGATCCGGACGTTCCCAAGACAAAACCAGGGGAATTAGGGTCGTTCCGAACTGGGATGCAAGCATTGCCCGAAGCCATTGCTAACAAATTGGGCGAAAATTTGAAACTTAACTGGCGTTTGTTGCAGTTGCGCCCCACCGATCGGCAAACTTATCTGGCAGAATTTTCGACGCCGGAAGGTTCCCAGCAGGTTGAAGCTCGCAGCGTGGTGCTCACCACCCCCGCTTATGTCACGGCAGAGCTATTGCAGCCCCTACAACCCCCCATTAGCCATGCTTTAGAGGAATTGTCTTATCCGCCGGTTGCGTGTGTCGTCTTGGGGTATCCTGCGGACGCTTTTAAGGATAAATTGCAGGGGTTTGGAAACTTGATTCCCAGAGGTCAGGGAATTCGCACGTTGGGCACCATTTGGGCTTCGAGTTTGTTTGCCGGTCGTGCTCCGGAAGGGTGGAATTTGCTGATTAACTTTATTGGGGGCGCAACAGACCTGGAAATTGGGGATTTAGATCAAGCGCAAATTGTTGAGGCGGTGCATCAAGACCTTTGCCGGTCGCTGCTGAAAACAGATGTGCCCCCGAAGGTTTTGGCGGTGAATTTGTGGAAACGTGCGATCCCGCAGTATACCCTTGGCCATCACCGGCGTCTTGAGCAAATCGAGCAGGGTTTGCGGCAGTTGCCTGGGTTATATTTATGCGGGAACTACACCGATGGCGTTGCTTTGGGAGATTGCGTTCGCCGTGGCATAGATTGTGCCAGTGTTGTTGGGCAATATTTAGCGGTTAAAAATTAAAGCTTTTCTCAGTGTCAATTCTCCGAGGAAGGTAAGAAAAAAGGTAATGGTAATTGGTTGGAGTTACCATTACCGCTTACCAAATCTCTTCAGTATTCTGTTGCGCCGGCAAGCAAGCTTAAAGGGATGGCACTCGCCTCCTAGGAGTCGGTTTTGGCCGGTTGCGGATGCTGCCTTGCCGGTCAAAATTCGTGTCCGGATCAGACACGTTGGACGCGAAGGCAGCAGCAAAGCTCATTCAACCTGTGGTGCTCCGGGTGCCCCAGGCAATTCAAACTTATAGCCGACCCCCCGCACAGTTTGAATCATCGAAGGCTGGTTAACATCCACTTCAATCTTGCGGCGGATTTGGCCAATATGCACATCGACTACCCGCTGATCCCCGACATAGTCGTAGTCCCAAACTTCTTGCAAGAGTTCAGCACGCCGCCAAACTCGGTTGGGGTGGCTGGCCAGAAAATACAGCAGGTCAAATTCGAGCGCGGTTAAAGGCACCATCTCGTTGTTGAGTGTGACCTCACGCCGCACTGGATCGATGAACATCTGCCCCAAAGTCAGAATTTGCTGTTCTGCGGTGGTTACGGGGCGCTGGCGCTTTAAAATTGCCTGGACTCTGGCTGCTAACTCGACCAGGCGGAAAGGCTTGGTGATGTAGTCATCGGCACCTTGGGAAAATCCCTGGAGGATGTCAGACTCGTCTGTCCTGCTTGTCAGCATCAGGACAAACACACCTGTGCGCTTTTGCATTTCTTGACACAGCTGGTAGCCGGTAGTATCTGGCAAATTGACATCCAGAATCACAAGGTCTGGGTTAAACTGCTCAAACACCTCTAGGGCAGTCTTGCCGTTGTCGGCAGACTCCATTTCATAGCTTTGCTTGCTCAAGAAGCGATGAATTAAATTACGGATTGCAGGGTCGTCATCAACGACAAGAATCTTGGCAGGGGCCATGTCTACAACCTTGCTCTAAGAACTGGGCAAGAAGGATTTCTCAGACTGATGGCGAGCGCCAGGTGAAGCTCTGGCGGCAACTAAGCAACTCTGTAGGAGAGCGGCTCCCAGCATAGTCGTTTATCCAGCATTCTAGAAAATTATCGGCTCAAAGCCCATCGATCAAGGATCTTGACCGACTGACGCGAGTTTAAAACTTGTGTCTGGGTTTTACCGAAACTCCCTGGAAATTTTTGTATGCAAACCCTGATTTTACGGAAGTAAAGCTCAATTTACAACAGAATTCAGGCTCTGCAACAAGAAGATACAGGGAACTGAGCAGCCGACGGCGGTTGGTTTACTTTTACCAGGCAGTAAAAGATTAAGCGCCAGACGCGTTTAGATGCCGGGTGTTATTTCACTTTGAAACCGCAACGACTTAAGCTGTGGTTGCGTGCCGGCACTTGGGCTGCGGGGGGTAGGCAAAGTTACTTACCAGCCGCCCCAGGAGAAGTTGCCACCGGCTTTGAGGGATTTGCCTTCGCCTCAGCGCTGCCTAAGCTAAGCACTGCCGGCGGTTACAGTCCCGAAAAGATTCGGCAGATTGTAACAAATTGCGAAGCCTCACTTAGCTGCAACTTCTTTCTTAAGATGGCATTAGAAATCATACTTGATCAATACCCTTTTAAAGATCGAAATGACGGTGAAAGCGGGGATCGAGGTGGTGTTTTTTCTGCCGGTTGCACCGGCTACACAGGGTTTGTAGGTTACTGATGTCGTTGCTGCCGGCACGCGCGAGGGGGATAATGTGGTCAATTGTCAGTGATGTCTCTAAGTGTGTTTGACCGCAGCTTTTGCAGTGATAACGATCACGCTCAAAAACATATTTTCTCACTTCTGGCGGAATGGGAATTCTGGGTGTTTTAGTCATGGCTGTGCCGGTGGCGTCTTCTTAGAAAAATCCTATCAAAAACCTAAATACCAAATCCTTGCCTGATTTCACGCCGGCATCTGGCATTTATTGATTTTCTTCTTTGATCATTTGTCGAATCTCATCAAGGGGAGATTCAGGTTCGCCGGCTTCGGCTGTATTGGGTGCCGATGTTTCTTCAACTTCTGGCTCATCCGGACAAAATTCTACAGTTAGTTTAACTCGAATTTTTCCGCTTTCCCAGCCGTCAGCCTTATATTTCAAAGCATGACATTCTATCCCTTCACCAAACAGTTTGTTTCTGATTGGGTCTGAAACATTCAATTTCCTTCTTATTGCTAGCTTAAACTCTAAATCAGTTAAATTTATTTCAACAAAGCCATTAGAGTTTAAATTTAACTCGCGCCCTAAAGAGTCTCCTTTAAAACACACAACTTCATGCTTTTCCAATGGCTTGAATTTATCGGTCATATCAATCTGTCCTCCCTAAATTACAAAAATGCCTGATGAATTAAGTTTTTCTATGGGTACGCATTTTTTGTGGATTATGCCACGTAAAATCGTGACATAATGTTAGTTTCATCGGCTCTCTTAAATCTTCATTTGCCGGATCTCATCAAGGGGTGAGCTTTCTTCGCCGGCTGCAGGTTCAGTTGCCGGTGTTTCTTCCACCTCAAGAGTTTCTGGGCAAAACTCTAAAGTAATTCTCACTTTGCCTTTTTGCCAATTTTTACCGGGTTGGAGTATTTTACAATTAATGCCTTTACCAAACCAGTAATCCTTCTCCACTGTCCAGTTTTGGGTTCTTTCCCTGATAATTGGCAGCATTGACGCGATAAATTCACTAATTGTGAAGGTGCGGTTGTTTAATAAAATTTGTCCTGAAAATACAGACACAACATCTTCACGATCTAGACGCTCAAACTTGTCTTCTATTTCCCTTTTTGACATTTCCTCATCCTTCTTTCCATTAGGATACTCAAAGTTATTTGCAATTTTTTTTTTGCCATTCTCTCATCCTTCTCTATCTCGGATTAATTAAATGGACTTCTTGCAAAAGTCTTTTTTTACCACAGACAAACACGATAAATTAACGGCTGGTGTTCAAGAGAAGTTGGTGATTTGAGACTTTTGCAAGAAATTGGATTAATCTACAAGAGCTTCTACTTGCTGTTTCTGCTCGTTCAGATGATTTGCTTCAGAAACTTCACCGGCAGTAATAAAATCATCTTTGAACTTAACCGCCGGCAGTTGATAGCGATCTAATTGCATCCCTTGTAAACACTGATTAATTCCGCCAACGGCTTCATTATAAGTATTGACAGTTTCCTGCAATTGTGATTGATTTTTCTGATTGTGGTCGAGTTGTTCTTGGGCTTCCTTTTCTAGCGTTTTTTCGAGATGGGCGCGAGCGCGGTTGTATTGCTGTAAAATTGATTCTTCTTGCGCTTTGGCTAAGGGCAGCAAGTGAGTTTTGAATGTTTGATTGATCGTTTGGCGAAAAGCACTTTGAATGGTTTGTTTCACCTTGGGTTCAAAGTCCATTTTCAACAGCTGACGAATTGCCGGTTCTGCCTCCACCATACTCGCGCAATCATAAGCTTGAGAAGTTTGCTGCAAGACTTGACGGAACTGGTAAATTGAAAATGTGTTCTCGTCGTAAAATCGAGCGCTTTCTCGCACATAACGATCACATTCTGAACTCGCCGCCGCACGAATTGCGTGCTGTACTTGCGTTTCTAAACTTTTAAATGCTTGCTCAACACCGGCATCTGTTCCAATTAGCCGGCACATCTGCCGGTAATACTCTTGATGACGTATGCGATCCATTAAATAGACAAACCAATTGGCAATGACTTGTTGCGATTCTGCGACGAGAACTTCTTCTAATTCATTTGCCATGAAATAAAATGCCTCTACTAAAATCGCCAAAAGTGGCGCAGTAGAGTTGCGCGGATGAGTATGTGTTGCACGCCGGTAAGCTTCTTCAACAGAGAAAGTATTTAAAAGTTCATCCATGCGTGAAACCATTTTCACTTTGAGCTTGCGAAAGTCTTCCTCAAAGATTGGACACTGATTGGTAATCGTCTCATTGACTTCCTGACTGATATGTTCAATCAAAGCTGTACCAATTTGCCCTAATTCGTAATTCAGTTGCTCCAAACGCCGCGACTTTACACCCTCAATATTAA
Proteins encoded:
- a CDS encoding ATP-grasp domain-containing protein, with the protein product MLILFPSDYFSPKTIDSAFSNEANTFKACGAEIASVLIEGLERGELKTTPAVHTGDAVLYRGWMLPLAHYEFLVQSVEKMGARMLVSTSEYAAAHYLPNWYPLISHLTPETRFYNPNENLVDALEKLGWDRFFIKDHVKSLKTSTGSIVETPQDITTVVLEMQKFRGKIEGGLCVRRVENWVKNSEQRYFIWQGNAYAAKETAVIPDLVRECAQIIPSSFFSIDVIETVEGRQRVVEIGDGQVSDLVGWTPEEFTRIWF
- a CDS encoding LuxR C-terminal-related transcriptional regulator, translated to MNHTQFDQAFDKLPHRRKQVLLKVLAGETDAKIAQALTITEATVRKHIENICKEFGIRNDFPDERRFKRPELIALFDRYKPELVNSQALQRTDCAGSSTPLNENFLEADELRFSTIYNRDVFILIDQSGSMVRKDADTGTQTRYEYLQEVIEGHIASILSAGWQSVKQAGQQICESVSIYFFSRYEVAPNPIAIADASQVWKIFSENQPKTTTFIAPTLEKCLDTWLNNGKLKNRGAFFIIYTDGLFNDEPHFINCIAKACANIDNPNTVKFFVLGVGKDIDIKHFLDLDFNVNNQMPYDIFVFDLVNEVDDIISLLKRQITNDPLLIFPKWVKEQYPEFVQQVLAVRQRI
- a CDS encoding NfeD family protein; this translates as MDTLFTDTVKMFPQPLLGIVEQAIAYNQRGRVKFDGTYWPARFYNPDCQATVSPNQFVNVVAREGITLLVVPIDPITLPESPIEMSDSEAAFAGTESGRQMYWEERLSRRTSVPVF
- the rsmA gene encoding 16S rRNA (adenine(1518)-N(6)/adenine(1519)-N(6))-dimethyltransferase RsmA produces the protein MTPQPRKRFAQHWLQSEKTLHQIISAAELSQNDRVLEIGPGTGILTRQLLPLVQSAVAVEIDRDLCQHLAKQLGQRANFLLLQGDFLSLELDAILTAWPAFQHPNKVVANIPYNITGPILEKLLGTITAPAAKPFDSIVLLVQKEVAERLYAQPGSKAFGALSVRVQYLATCELICPVPAKAFHPPPKVDSAVVRLRPRQVEVPADNPRLMGTLIQQGFSSKRKMLRNNLKGLIDRDRLTHLLEQLNLNPQVRAEDLSVANWVALSNQLNTGDLLNRQDTEHITEVTDSAPSP
- the ispE gene encoding 4-(cytidine 5'-diphospho)-2-C-methyl-D-erythritol kinase encodes the protein MQTYTLIAPAKINLYLEIIGTRPDGYHELAMVLQSVDLADRIAVRANGTDEIRIHCDHPQVPLDKSNLAYRAAQLMAEQFPDSFENFGGADITIHKHIPVAAGLAGGSTDAAAVLVGLDLMWELGLTSSELQELGGRLGSDVPFCIAGGTALATGRGDALSPLPDLTHLYVVLAKYRSLEVSTAWAYQTFRQQFSNTYVSDLNTLENRRQRVHSGPMVNAIARRDGTKIGQLLHNDLERVVLPAYPQVSRLRQAFEQSPVLGAMMSGSGPTVFAVTESQAQAQQVKEAVKAAIPDPDLEVWVAKFISTGIQLASPLK
- a CDS encoding DUF3082 domain-containing protein, with translation MTDLNPTPNTPALTPEQPSVLRCITGSLVSSALAAAGYLLTSSIAQSFANKPIHSDNVAVVNISSAVRTLVVGISTMATGIFALVSLGLMALGLKILIQQLSKPSAPPSDAQ
- a CDS encoding methyltransferase domain-containing protein is translated as MEKTPNKYEYAYRDSKPRYHHPYLMTPLLEILSANSPAGAAQTRVLDLGCGNGSLTHLVAQHGYEVVGLDSSEQGIAIARESFPDCKFIEADIYDLPDAGLVNSFDIVMAVEVIEHLFYPKELVRYAQKCLKPNGCLILSTPYHGYLKNLMLAASGKMDEHFTVLWDMGHVKFFSVPTLTTLLKSEGYTDISFRFAGRLPYLWKSMLCSCKPS
- a CDS encoding DUF2811 domain-containing protein: MNASISILAEIPEELHESLKNYLDSHPDWDQDRVFSAALSLFLLQNGSSGSPESSRSYRQAARVYLEALFKHPV
- the hemG gene encoding protoporphyrinogen oxidase, producing MQTTQPANPSNVLDTLIVGAGISGLSLGHTLQNDKAPTGSRPWKILVTESQGRVGGRIVSSSGDGFLWEEGPNSFSPTPALLKLAVDVGLKDELVLADRRLPRYVYWKGELIPVPMSPPALVKSHLLSLSGKLRALMGALGFVPPAMGGEETVSQFFRRHLGAEVTQRLVEPFVSGVYAGDPDQLSAAAAFGRVAKLTEVGGGLIAGAVLSRRPKSQPVVTDPDVPKTKPGELGSFRTGMQALPEAIANKLGENLKLNWRLLQLRPTDRQTYLAEFSTPEGSQQVEARSVVLTTPAYVTAELLQPLQPPISHALEELSYPPVACVVLGYPADAFKDKLQGFGNLIPRGQGIRTLGTIWASSLFAGRAPEGWNLLINFIGGATDLEIGDLDQAQIVEAVHQDLCRSLLKTDVPPKVLAVNLWKRAIPQYTLGHHRRLEQIEQGLRQLPGLYLCGNYTDGVALGDCVRRGIDCASVVGQYLAVKN